From the Xenopus laevis strain J_2021 chromosome 7L, Xenopus_laevis_v10.1, whole genome shotgun sequence genome, the window tggcccctaaggtgtttaatcatatgctgggctactgtattatacacaggggaggaggaggcatatggatttatgtcttaatatgacttaactgttttcccatatgagtgacatccctgccagGACAGACACAAGGTAGTTCGGCCCCTAgacaagagcttcactcagtgcccccctgtcctgtattaccatttccctccttaccatgatggtgtttaaataaagagagcaagaaaatgtacaacactttttcatttatattactactccctatacctgtaccagcaagctcagcagccattcatcatacagcccccctgcagccatcatattgcccccaatctttacctgtgtcagcagcagccaaaaataaatctgatcacatcatattgcccccttATTGcttgtaaataaataagtatttatgtacctgtgccagcgcccagcagcaacagcaaacaaatggccccaaatctgtacgtggctgtgccagcaggaagattcacactttacagtaatagaaagaaagtcttgagttcagtgtaactgtgccagtctgagagcagcgagagtcacacccagcagccccccagctctctgcctctctctgtcacccaacacatcagtgacatcattgacacATATACACACGTCGcactgcaccgcacagaaggagctattacttgccggcaagaagGAGAAGgggatggattccacccaactgggtgaccatgattactgaaacaaatgattaaataaacgcttgaaaagtgcgcccctcaataatggcgccctagacagccatctactctgcctacccctagttccggccctgatccctgcagtgagcaccaaccatttggttttttggtgtgttattaatgtggacatggtcttgcggtaacatgggtgtggtttaaagtgggtgtggtctaaaaacagggagtggctaacactggctccaccatgtagattggaaaaattccggccctcggtaccatagaagttggacagcactgccccaGCGTTTTGCTTTATACAACGAATAAGGTGAGACCCGCTCAGCACCTCTCTGTCTGGAGCCAGTGCAGCAGGAACGATTACGGGAGAAAGCGGAAAGACAAGATCTTGTCTAAAAGCAACTGCCAGTTCTGAAATGACTCGGAGCCGTTTAACCTCCATATAATTCCCTTGACTCTCTGAACCCCCCGTATAAAGCTCATGGGATTTGGCTCAGGAACACAGAGAAAACGGCTCATTCTTTCTTGAAAGATTAAACGTTATCAGGTTCTCCTATAGGTCAGCGACTTCTGCTCGGGCCAACGatgaaattcaccttcattgtgAGAGAAGAGCGACCAATGGGGGAAGGTCTTATTAACTGCGCCAAGAGAGGGGGCACCTGGGGTCACTTGTATTGAGACCAACTCAGAACAATTTGACATTTTGTCCCTCACTTGAGGTTCATTTCTCATATTTTAAAAGTTCACTGGTTGCTTGTTCTGCCTCAAGCTaaggtcttaaaggggttgttcacctttaaattaactgttagtatgatgtagagagaggtATTATCGTTACTGGTACTGTTACTGGTAGTGTTACTGGTATTGGTACTGTTACTGGTACTGTTACTGGTATTACTGTTAATGGTACTGTTACTGGTTCTGTTACTGGTAGTGTTAATGATAGTGTTACTGGTACTGTTACTGTTTCTGGTATTTCTACTGGTACTGGTACTGTTACTGGTATTGATTTGGGCCTTTCACTCAAGTTGTGtccaatcagatcattagaatATTCTTAGCCCAAAGGCTAAAAAACAACCTTGTACAAATGCAGGAGATACACAGAACAGTGAAATGTGCACATTATTTAGGGTTAAAGAGACATTAATTTTCTGTGGCCCTCGCCCTCCCTACAGGGTCACCATCAAGGGGGGGCAACTGTACTGGGCCTGGTGATTATTTTAACGGGGGCCCTGTCGTGCTGCACTTCCCAGATTAGCTGGAGCCCCTTGAGTCGTTGAAGCAGAGCCAAAAGCTGCCGAAAAgttaggggggcctggccaccaattttttttaagggggaGCCCAGGCCAACAATGACTATTTATAACTTGGGGGGTGGGGGTGATGTCTGTGTGaccttttttagggatgcaccaaatccactattttggatttggccaaatcctttgcgaaaactTCGTCTGAAAATgaaccgaatctaaatcctaatttgtatatgtaaattaggggtgggaaggggaaaacttttttcaaaaagtcacatgatttcccttaccgcccctaatttgcatatgcaaatcaggatttggttcggcccgggagaaggatttggctgaatctgaatcctgctgaaaaaggcctaatcctggtcatttcccgaaccgaatcctggattgtgTATCCGTAGCCTTTTTACTGGGGTGTGGGCGGCATCTGGGATGGGGCTgggtggggaccagggggcccagaaaatgtcgTACGGGGCCCCTTGATTTCTGGTGGAGACTCTTCCTCTGTGTGACAGGGGATCCCGGGGCCTTAGTGAAGATTCTGTTCCACTACTGGACTCAAATGCTGATTGTGTTCAGCTGCAGAAGGGCCTCGTACTGTCACTTGAACTGGAAACTGACATTTATATGGGACACCCACTGTCACccacagcactttaatacccctcccaATTGTGTCTGtgagttaccctcccatttagactgtaagctctacggggcacgGTCATCCAGTCTTTtttctccttgacactgagcacttaatctgtattgtaattatattttatatttatgtgtcaattgtatttctaataatgaccTTATTgttactaattattattatttgttactgctcatttattgttttgctgtacagtgctttaccCTCAAGGAGcgccatacaaataaatatatactgtacatacatgtcacatgatatatatatatatatatatatatatatatatatatatatatatatattgcgctGCATTCCCAGCCATTGattaactcctatctactctttgTTTCAGTCCGGCTGCAAGAATGAGGCTGCGCGGGGTTAATGTGATCCTAATGTTCCTGAGCTCCCAGGGTGGGTATCAATGGATTTGTCTCTGGGCACAAGGGATTTGTTtaatggaatacaggtatgggacctgttatccagaatgctcaggacctggggttttccggataatggatctttccgtaatttgggtcttcatgctttgtctactagaaattcatttaaacattaaataaaccccataggctggttttgcctccaataaggattaattatatcttagttgggatcaagtacaagctactgttttattattacatagaaaaaggaaatcatttttaaaaatttggattatttggataaaatggagtctatgggagacagccattccgtaatttggagctttctggatatcgggtttccagataagggatcctatacctgtatcaattTCTCACACTCCTGAACAACTAGTAAAACTGGACTTTGTTGGACACCATTTAAATGCCCAAAAGGGGGGCAggtggttaaaaaaaagaaaaagaaagggcaACAGACGGGACATTATCTTATTCCTAGGCTGCTCTCCTACCCATGTTCAGAAAGAAGGAAGGGCTTTTCGCTTATACTTATTCCTaggctgctctcctccccatgGTTATAAAGAATAAAGGGCTTCTCACTTATACTTATTCCTaggctgctctcctccccatgGTTATAAAGAATAAAGGGTGTTTCGCTTATACTTATTCCTAGGCTGCTCTCCTCCAAAGGATAAGGAAGCAGAAGGGGTCTTGTTGCCAATAGTAACAATAGCAGTAACAGAGCAGAAAGCACAAAGTGCAGGGATAATAGTCAAATCTGTTGAGATCTCAAAGTAAAGACACAATGTTTTATGCTCATGATTTATTTAGACTGTAGTGGGCGACAAAACGTCCCGTGTTTCCTCTCCAGCAAAGAATTTGTCCTGTTCCGTGCGAGGAAACTTTGTCCTCATGTTTTTCCCCAGACAATTCACGCGTTCTCTGCTGGAGAGGAAACACGGGATGTTTGGTCGCTCACTACAgtcgaaataaaaaaaagtgctggggaaggtccccataggctaacattgcacttcggtagctttaatttggcgaagtatgaagtcaacgtttttttaaagagacagtactcctattatcgttttttacttcgaatcgtttgagtcgaatatagcctatacgatggtcgaagtacccaaaaatttagtttgaaattcaaactttttgaaatttgaacCATCACTTgagattagtaaatctgcccctaactggctTTTCCCAATCTCATGCCTTTATGTCCTCCAGTCCTACAATGTCTGTGTGTCCAGGAGCTTCATGTCAACACAGAGACTGCCAATAAAATTTCAGCAGCAGGAAAAAGTAAGTCATTTCATTTCACCCTCTCCCTTATATTTACTGGATGTGTTTGGGGCACAGAAATGAGATTCCGGTGCCAGGGGGAGTAATGAATGAAATGAGGAGACTCCATGTCTCTCTGTGTTTTTGGaagtcattgacactgcggctggTTACCTGCCCCCTGTTGGCTGAAATGCGTCTGTTGTGCTGCAGGATTCAATGCGACGTCATTAACTGCACAATCCTAATGTGAGCCCCATGCATTGCCCCTTGTCCTCCCCATTTAACAATCTGCCTCCCATTACTATTTGCACATCCATTTATCATTGTTATAACCAGCGGCATAACTACatcttactgggccccacagaaaaattattttaaggtcCCCaaaatccagaggttgtcctgttttaccaatatatattacaattactCCTTAATTAGagcttcatggggccccctatacctcctgggccccccagctgcagggtctgctccctctgtagttacacctatTGCTTTAGCtgtgtatattattatagttGTGTATATTATTAAAGTTGTGTATATTATAgttgtgtatattattatagctgtgtatattattatagttgtgtatattattatagctgtgtatattattatagttgtgtatattatagctgtgtatattattatagttatttatattattatagtcgtgtatattattatagttgtgtatattattatagttgtgtatattattatagttgtgtatattatagttgtgtatattattatagttgtgtatattatagttgtgtatattatagttgtgtatattattatagttGTGTATATTATAATAGTTGTGTATATTATAGCtgtgtatattattatagttgtgtatattattatagCTGTGTATATGATTATAGTTGTGTATATGATTATAgttgtgtatattattatagttgtgtatattattatagttgtgtatattattatagttgtgtatattatagctgtgtatattattatagttatttatattattatagtcgtgtatattattatagttgtgtatattattatagttgtgtatattattatagttgtgtatattatagttgtgtatattattatagttgtgtatattattatagctgtgtatattattatagttgtgtatattattatagCTATGTATATGATTATAGTTGTGTATATGATTATAGTTGTGTATATGATTATAgttgtgtatattattatagttgtgtatattattatagttgtgtatattatagttgtgtatattattatagctgtgtatattattatagttgtgtatattattatagttgtgtatattatagttgtgtatattattatagctgtgtatattattatagttgtgtatattattatagttgtgtatattattatagttatataaataaactgacaTCTGCTGCCACATCAAGGGGGTTAGCGAAACCTTTGATTTtgaaaaagtccaaccaaactagaatccacaattcgattttatttatcattgaacAAACTCCATAAAATTGGTTaggaaagaaaattgaaaaattcAGGTGTTGcatcatacctcaagtctactagaaaatcatataaacatgaaatcaacccaataggctggttttgcctccaataaggattaattatatcttagttgggaaaaagtacaagcgactgttttattattattattattatagagaaaaagtgaATTCTGTTTAAGaatgtggattttttggataaaatgcagtctatgggagacggcctttccataatttggagctttctggataaccattttccggataacggatcctatacctgtagaatgAGCAGCATTGTTACAGCGCCTCGGTCTTATTGAAAAGGAGTAAATCATTATGGGGGAATTGGGGTTCATAATCTGATTATCTGCCTTCTCCTTATCCCATATTTCCCCTGGGAGGCTGATtatgggttggttcacctttaggttcacttttagtatgatatagaatggccaatactaaacaacttttcaattggtcttaatttcttttcatttttttttatagtttcttcttctgactctttcctgctttcaaatgggggtcactgaccccatctaaaaacaaatgctctgtaaggctacaaatgtattgttattgttactttttattacttatctttctattcaggcctctccttttcatattccagtctcttattcaaatcaatgcatggttgctagggtaatctggaccctagcaaccagatggctgaaattacaaactggagagctgctgaataaaaagctaaataactcaaaaaccacaaataataaaaaatgaaaaccaattgcaaattgtctccgaatatccctctctgcatcctactaacagttaatttaaagggaagatAAAAGCTATTCTTCAGTTTCATTGTTTAGAGCAGAGAATAGCTGATCtttctttttcactgaaatcaGTTGGGCAAGGTTGGTTGGAGTTGGTTGGAGTTGGTTGTTACATGTATGGAGTCCACCGCTGAGTTCCTTTACCCACTTCATTGACTCTTCTGTCCCCAGGGATGAAATGCTCTTCCCCAATGGACATTCTCATCCTACTGGACGGCTCCAACAGCATCGGGAGGGGTAGTTTTGAGAGGTCCAAGCATTTTGCCTCCAAGTTATGTGATGCCCTCGATATTGGCTCTGATCTGGTGAGTAAACTGGTTGCTAAAGTGAATAAAGGCCACGGCATTTGCCTGCAAGTATTCCGAGATCACtagatatttaatttaaatgtctcATTGTATCAATGTCAATTATTTAGATTTCTTCACAAGCACATTGTTCCGCTGCCAGATCTCGGGTTCCAAAAAGAATCATCTCTAAGTTATTGTTACAGTGACCTGAAATGGCAATATTTATATTCTAGCAAAACCTTCCGTGTACTAATCTGTCAGTCGAGAGGTTTATTAACAGTTTGGGATCAGCCGAAAGGAAAAGGATTCGAACCATATAATAAACAAATATCAGATAAAGAATTAACATTCCTCCCTTAATCTCTCACAATGACGGGGATTAAACCTGTCCAACCTCTGCACCTCAACTACACACTGTCTGACTATTCACCTCTCAGTATCCACACACAGGCACAGCCATATAGTGGGGCTTTTATCTGAATAAAACTGgatattaaaagggaaaattgaagctactccatgtctgCTCCTTGCAAGGCAGTTCATTTGATTCCCACTCTCCCCTTTGTTGTCAGTGATTCCAGCAGTCTCTTATACAGgggaatttatttatatttttatgcagaTACGAGTGGGAGTCGTACAACACAGTGGAGCTCCGCAGGTTGAATTCCGTCTCGATTCATCTTTCTCCAAAGCTGCCGTTAAAGAGAAAATCAAGTCCATTGTGTTTCAGTAAGTACCAGACCCTCCCGTGCAAAGTAATTTGTCATCAAGAGCCAATGAATATTCTACTTACACTTCTTTAGCTCTTGTTGAACTATAACTAAATCGTATGGCTGCACCTGCTGTGTTTTAATTTGATGGTACTCAGAAATCAGAATATCtcctatttttaatatattttgccttttttatgttTCCTACCTAGGGGTGGCCCTACTGAAACTGGTCTGGCTCTGAAATACATTGTGTGGAAAGGTTTCCCTGGGGGGCGACCTCCTTCTGTGCCCAAGATCCTCCTAATTGTGTCTGACGGGAAGTCCCAGGGGAACATAAAGCTTCCGGCCGCCCAGATAAAGGGAGAGGACATTGAGGTTTTCACTGTTGGGGTGAAGTTTCCCAGGTAAACAGATGAGTTTAATGCCTGGATGGTCAAAGTTGCTCCCAGTTAATATGGAATTCCAGTCGATCTAATTGGCTGGCTACACAGGAATATGTAGTATTTTTAGTCTCCTAGTCTCTCCTATTCTTCCTAGAGCCCAATTCCCTGGAAGGGaaacttctttttgttttttcacactaAACCCACACCCCAAAATTGCTGCCCTTTTCCCTATAGGAGAGAGCAGCACCCCAACATCCTCTTTAGTGAGTTATACCCTTAACCTTGGCCACCTGTTTCTGGGAAATTAGGGTATTTTGGAAAAAGAAGCATTATTCCCACAAACTGGGTTTTAGGTATGACATGTGGCGGAAGGCTGTAGGAGTCGGTGTTGTTGGGTTCCTTTATCATCTTGTGTTGGCTAAATGTCCCTACACCCAGCTCCTGGTCTCTATTTCTTGTGTTTCTTGCACAGGTGGGAGGAGCTCCATGCGCTGAGCAGTGAGCCGCAGGAAGCGCATGTTCTATTTGCCGAACACGTGGACGATGCAGTGAATGGCCTGGCCACCTCCCTGACCAATTCCTCTCATTGCAGCTCTACCTTACCTGGTAATAAGCAGGGCTCAGTTTGGGTGTTTGGGTTCGGTGCTGTAGTCAGGGCCCAAGCTAatgaagaggtggcctctgggACGTTAGTGCGAGTCATTCAGGAACAGCCGCTCATTGGGGTTTCCTAGAATTAATACTAAAAATATTGAGCTGAACTTCCTAGTGATGCACCTTTTATATTCCCAGGCTGCAGCGTCCAGTCCTATCCTTGTACCCGCAAGACTCTGGAAACTGTCAAGGAACTAACAGGAGACTATATGTGTTGGAAAGGCTCTGCCAGGCCGGGTACTGTGTTTCCTGGGCACTGCCCCTTCTACAGGTACAGAATGTATATTTATTCCATTGAGTAGCACAACTACACCCCCAAGAGCTGCAACAAAAGAGATTCCAACAAGGGGATGTGGGGAGGCTGGGATTTAGCAAGGCATGCTTAGTTGCATGTAAATGTAAGAATTGAATAATAAATGGGTGTTTATGTTCCATAAGAGACATAGAGGAATGGGATTACTAGGGAGGGTTGGAGCAACCAAGGCATGGATCGGTATGTCAAAATGTATTGATTGACAGCCTGAGAATTGACTAAGCATAAATGGACAATCCAAGACATACTGTAGCTCTGGAGATTATGGAATCCTTAGAAATAGACATCTCCCTCCAGGAATGGATGGTCTAACAGACATGGTCCACCAGAGGATTGATGGACAACCTTAGAATTGAGCTGATAATACTGGGTGGGAAACCTGAGGTCCATCAGCAAAGcacagagagaataaagagaagatTGGAGAATCGTTTAGGTGTCCAGTGAGCACTAGGAATGGGGGGAGCACAAACAAATGAGCACTCTGGGGAGCACAGAGATCGCAAGCACAAAAATGAAAGTAGGGAATGTATCCAATTCAAATGATGTAGTAAAGGATGATCACCTAAAAGAATCGAAAGTGAGATTGGATAAGGGGGTGAGGGGAACAGGGTGGgtggcaatgttccctctaatttcttctcCGCTATGTgttcaaaaacattattttgtgtgCGCGTTTTAAACTGGTGTGtacaggtcagaattaatacaacattttctgttttcacacaaaattctttgtgcgcaccacaatttgttttgtacgCTGGACTCAACATTTGCAACTCATGAGCTCAcggcttaaagggaacattggtgGGTGGGCATATCTGGTGGTCTCTTTGCTTCTGGACTGATGATAATAGTCTACAGTGGAGAGGACATGGTTAGTCGGTATGAGGTGCAGCTGATACAGGTGTCCCTTCTCATGGGAGAGACAACAGGGGCATCAACATGGAGCAGAGTTACCCTTCTCAAAAATAGTCTATTCTGTTGTTTTTCTATTGCAGCTGGAGACGATTCTATAACAAGCATCAAGCCCAGTGCCACCGGACAGTGTGTCCAGGTAATGTCCCCCCAATTTACCCTTCCAAGTCTTTCCTATTGTTTCTATCCTTATCCCGTGCCCAGTGTCTCCCCTGTGTCCCCCTCCAATGAGATCCTACACAAACAGGCttgtgggattttgttttttccccccctgGCAGATCCCTGTGATTCGCAGCCGTGCAAGAATGGAGGGACATGTATAGCCGAGGGGCAGGATAAGTTCCACTGCGTCTGCCCAGCAGGATTTGGGGGAGATACAGAATGCGGTTTGTACAGACAACTTTTTAATGTTACATTCACTAAACTTCTGCACTAATTCCTGACTTTATTCCAATTCCTGGCACTACATACAGGGCTGCTCCCAGGTATCGGTAGAATTAAGTTTGATGCCCCTACTGTTGGGTGGCAGTTTCCCAGCCTCTTGTTGATATTTGTGTCCCCCTTTATCACCCGCAGCCCCTCAGCTCAGCCTGGAGTGTAACATTGACCTTCTGTTCCTTGTGGACAGTTCCGATACAACTTCCCTGGAAGGTTTCATGCGACACAAATCTTTCCTGAAACGTTTTATCCAAGCGTCGCTTTCTGACGAGTCCCCACTCAACGTTGGCGTGGCGCAGTACAGCAATGAAGTGCAAATGGTGGTGAAAATTGGTGAATATCAGAGCATGGCGGAGCTCCTGAAACACATAGATAACATGCGTTTTATGGGAGGTGGGCTCTTCACCGGTAAAGCTCTGCGCTATGTCACTCAGTACGGATTTAAGAGCACCCCAGTTTTCTCTGATGTCCGTGATGATCTCCCACGTCTCGTGGTGCTCCTCGCAGGCTCCAAGTCTCAAGACTCAGTGATCGGGCCGGCAACCTATGCACGTGATCAGGAGGTCTTCCTTATAGGAGTGGCTAGTGACCCCAACAAAGATGAAATGGCAGAAATAGTAGCGAACCCCCTACAACTAGTCACATACTCGAATCCCCAGCAACTGTTCAACCAACTGCCTCAGCTTCAGAAGAGGATCTGCAGTATCGACGTTCAAGGTGCGCCTCCTCCCAGTAGTAACATACACACTCTTCTTATGTAGCCCATGTACCTAACCAACAGCCCAGGGTTCTGCTTTGGAAATGAGGTGGGGCTTTCAGGAATGGGGGAGTGGTTGTGGCTAAGTGGAGGTGTGGCCAAGCACATTGAGGGTGtggtttgttttatttaaataacccATTAGACAAAATTTGTAGTAATCAAATTGCTTATGTAAATGAATTCTTACCAGGAACGTGCTGGGTCTGCCTGGCTGACATTTTGGCCACACCACCGATATAGCTAGGCCACTTCTTGTTAGGaaaagccagggatccccaaccttttgaacctgtgagcaacatttggaaataaactgagttggggagcaactctagcataaaatgttcttggggtgccaaataagggctgtgattggccatttggtagcccctatatggactggtagcctacaggagactctgtttggcagtgcacctggtttttatacaaccaaaacttgtctccaagtctggaattcaaaaataatcagttgccttgaggccactgggagcaacatccaaggagttggagagcaacatgttactcacgagctactggttggggatcactgggtaaAGCCATGGcaaggagaggagaaatatagaaggagaGATTAGAGGGAGGAAGAATAAGACCAATTGGGAAGAATAAATAAAGGggcagaaggaaagaaatacaagaGGGAGAAGAGAAGACAGACAAGGAGAGGAGAAGGGAGCAGATGAGTGGATAAATTATAACAGAGTAATGGAAGAGAGAAGAGGAATGGTGTtagttattgggtttatttactatgtaTTTCTGGAGGGCCCCATCAGTCCAGTCCTACACTGCTGGTTATCCCTCTGACTTTTATCCCCACAGGTTGCCAGGCCCAGCCATTAGATCTCGCCTTTGTGCTGGACGCTTCCACTGCTGTAGGACAGGAGAAGTTTAATAGACTGAAGAACTTTGTCACAATGGTCTCCCTTCAGTTTGATATTAATCGTGACGTCACCCAGATTGGCCTGGTCACTTACAGCAGTCGCCCTGAGACAGTCTTTGGACTGGACACTCATGACTCGGGCTCAAGCCTCCTGCAAGGGATTGGCCGTGCGTCCTATATGGGCGGATCTGCGTCCACCGGAAGTGCCCTACTCCATGTCTACAACGATATCATGACTGTGCAAAAGGGGGCCCGGCCTGGGGTGAACAAGGCTGTCGTCGTGATCACGGATGGAAGAGGAGCAGAAGACGCGGCCGTCCCTGCACAGAAATTGCGGGATAATGGCGTCATGGTATATGT encodes:
- the vwa2.L gene encoding von Willebrand factor A domain-containing protein 2-like; this encodes MRLRGVNVILMFLSSQVLQCLCVQELHVNTETANKISAAGKRMKCSSPMDILILLDGSNSIGRGSFERSKHFASKLCDALDIGSDLIRVGVVQHSGAPQVEFRLDSSFSKAAVKEKIKSIVFQGGPTETGLALKYIVWKGFPGGRPPSVPKILLIVSDGKSQGNIKLPAAQIKGEDIEVFTVGVKFPRWEELHALSSEPQEAHVLFAEHVDDAVNGLATSLTNSSHCSSTLPGCSVQSYPCTRKTLETVKELTGDYMCWKGSARPGTVFPGHCPFYSWRRFYNKHQAQCHRTVCPDPCDSQPCKNGGTCIAEGQDKFHCVCPAGFGGDTECAPQLSLECNIDLLFLVDSSDTTSLEGFMRHKSFLKRFIQASLSDESPLNVGVAQYSNEVQMVVKIGEYQSMAELLKHIDNMRFMGGGLFTGKALRYVTQYGFKSTPVFSDVRDDLPRLVVLLAGSKSQDSVIGPATYARDQEVFLIGVASDPNKDEMAEIVANPLQLVTYSNPQQLFNQLPQLQKRICSIDVQGCQAQPLDLAFVLDASTAVGQEKFNRLKNFVTMVSLQFDINRDVTQIGLVTYSSRPETVFGLDTHDSGSSLLQGIGRASYMGGSASTGSALLHVYNDIMTVQKGARPGVNKAVVVITDGRGAEDAAVPAQKLRDNGVMVYVIGIGNILRNSLLRLAGSEKFLISVPSYESLGHYEDSVVQRVCEDAKSPVNLCKPNPCMNDGVCILRQGSYRCDCRGWDGPHCETRILRGDSHWPQGLHSRSR